A single window of Solea solea chromosome 9, fSolSol10.1, whole genome shotgun sequence DNA harbors:
- the trappc8 gene encoding trafficking protein particle complex subunit 8 isoform X2: MAQCVQSVQEFVQDSFVPMVAVLCSDEAERVTRKNNLTFAELLRPFCRLTSEGHIRDPNNQVQVVKNLRICVNNLATSPNAASAALSPTQRRLLNEVVLACQPQEGSVTNAITAGDYNLNFSDHFFKASMPWYSAWRETLLEVSMNEQCTATTPWFETYRENFLQSMPASDHEFLNHYLACLLVVSSTEAVPMEQFLKLSNEQHRVQHSGECTNPKWFIPNTLKYYVLLHDTSEGDEQKADTVYEDMKQRYGSQGCYLLKMNSRTNSSEEDEQIPDPWSQYLHRNNLHSQDTLDDTTVNNATVENSINAAEVDGQDSTEKDPVSNNLDSHPLQLDSGSSSGSLQTLSAAGNTASKKSSRDPESAVGGAGSHGASLTLNDHDRIRQFIQEFTSRGLLPHIEKSIRQLNDQLVSRKGLSRSLFTATKKWFGGGKVPEKSVSEPKSTFGLLYPPEAPELQIRKMADLCFLVQHYELAYSCYHTAKKDFLSDQAMLYAAGALEMAAVSAFLQAGAPRPYPAHYMDTAIQTYRDVCKNMVLAERCALLSAEILKSQGKYSDAATLLIKMTSEDSDLRSALMLEQAAHCFINMRNPMVRKFAFHMILAGHRYSKAGQRRHALRCYCQAMQVYKERGWSLAEDHINFTIGRQSFTLRQQENAVTAFRQILTNDSRQTATQQAAFLREYLYVYKSVIGGNAVSLPQLPLPCIHSSATRVYFGHERRLAEGEKQAATHVSLDQEYDQDLAVMWCNLEEQLAAAANRGIVPSNFQPTQCCLNSQTDNQRHPLAVVEEPVIVEMTFRNPLKVPLALSNLSLVWRFTAGDSFPSKEEATATEETPGETVTNEETLALEGTQKEDDIVTTETIIDFHLSPEETKVARLRLLPHRTGQLNIVGVVYNLAEASSGEIAPSAGDGQKTGDLIVVRGRQDLKIQGPRLNQTKEDKMSVRHGPDRRLDPIITTSMPLMEVFFLQFPTALLCGEIRKAYVEFCNVSAVALTGLRVASTHPQFFTFGSQATTPLTPLSPTSAENCSPYKTLAAESQPGAVATEMLVSAEHFQQLSSVMDIPVEGDTLQPGESVQLPLWLRGPDQEGVHEINFLFYYENTEKGNKISHRVIRHTAFICASRSLSVQASASRSSDPPHHSTEDKGSGGTLVFIDVENINTSESGVREFHIVQVSSSSQNWCLHKCINPARDKDCKLTSRERAKLCFKAKRCKPQQVTSDTMGKYTFADLNLGSERIISSSTPCGDFFFRCCRTSESPSQRGEVSSSRTTSSSKNQGLTSSSENIGNIVRKCNELDLNIIVIWKAYVVEDNKQLILEGQLHVALKTIGKEATSLMPKEEAQEMVLLKFKSEIPLPLAPPSAELSQLIKTNLHYPETYTHPFVQDSLCLVPVTLSLSNCSMAQVDVLIDLRHKSSSPDSVDVHNSFTWVGQSQYKLQLKPRQLLCLTLRACFLHAGVYNLNTPRVLAKPAAQTVLSETSQQTSGPALIIINNNDNEAA, from the exons ATGGCGCAGTGTGTCCAGTCCGTCCAAGAGTTCGTCCAGGACTCGTTCGTCCCGATGGTGGCCGTCCTGTGTAGCGACGAAGCGGAGAGAGTGACTCGCAAGAACAATCTGACTTTCGCCGAGCTGCTGCGGCCTTTCTGCAGACTCACGTCCGAAG GTCACATCCGGGATCCCAACAACCAGGTGCAGGTCGTGAAGAACCTTCGCATCTGTGTTAACAATCTGGCAACTAGCCCAAATGCGGCGTCTGCAGCACTTAGTCCCACCCAGCGACGGCTGCTCAATGAGGTGGTGTTAGCCTGTCAACCACAAGAGGGCTCTGTCACCAATGCCATCACAGCAGGAGACTACAACCTCAACTTCAGCG ATCACTTTTTTAAAGCTAGCATGCCATGGTACAGTGCCTGGAGAGAGACACTGTTGGAGGTCAGCATGAACGAGCAGTGCACAG cGACCACACCCTGGTTTGAAACCTACAGAGAGAACTTCCTCCAGTCCATGCCTGCTTCTGACCACGAGTTCCTCAATCACTACCTCGCCT GTTTGCTGGTGGTCTCCTCCACTGAGGCCGTTCCTATGGAGCAGTTCTTGAAACTTTCTAACGAGCAGCACAGGGTTCAGCACAGCGGAGAATGCACAAATCCCAAATGGTTCATCCCCAACACGCTCAAGTACTACGTCCTCCTGCACGACACGAGCGAGGGCGACGAACAGAA GGCAGACACGGTGTATGAAGACATGAAACAGAGATATGGTTCTCAGGGCTGCTACCTGCTGAAGATGAACTCTCGCACCAACTCCAGTGAAGAAGACGAGCAGATTCCAGACCCCTGGAGTCAGTACCTGCACAGGAATAACCTGCACAGCCAG GACACACTCGACGACACGACTGTGAACAATGCCACAGTAGAGAACAGTATTAACGCAGCTGAAGTGGACGGCCAGGACTCGACAGAGAAAG ACCCAGTGTCCAACAACCTGGACAGCCATCCTCTGCAGCTGGACAGTGGCAGCAGCTCTGGCAGTCTTCAGACCCTCAGTGCAGCAGGAAACACTGCCTCAAAGAAAAGTAGCAGAGATCCAGAGAGTGCGGTGGGAGGAGCAGGAAGCCACGGGGCGAGTCTGACCCTGAACGACCACGACCGCATCAGGCAGTTCATCCAAGAGTTTACCTCCAGAGGCCTCCTGCCGCACATCGAGAAGAGCATCAGGCAGCTCAACGACcag CTGGTCTCCAGGAAAGGTCTGAGTCGCTCTCTCTTCACTGCCACCAAGAAGTGGTTTGGGGGAGGCAAAGTTCCAGAGAAGAGCGTCAGTGAACCAAAGAGCACGTTTGGCCTTCT GTATCCTCCAGAAGCTCCAGAGCTGCAGATCAGGAAGATGGCCGACCTGTGCTTCCTGGTGCAGCACTATGAACTGGCCTACAGCTGTTACCACACGGCAAAGAAAGACTTCCTGTCTGACCAGGCCATGCTGTATGCTGCAGGAGCActg GAAATGGCCGCAGTGTCAGCCTTTCTTCAGGCCGGCGCTCCTCGACCGTATCCTGCTCACTACATGGACACAGCGATACAGACGTACAGAGATGTCTGCAA GAACATGGTGCTGGCTGAGAGATGTGCTTTACTCAGCGCTGAGATTCTGAAGAGTCAGGGAAAATACTCTGATGCTGCCACGCTCCTCATTAAGATGACCAGTGAG GACTCAGACTTGCGCAGCGCTCTGATGTTGGAGCAGGCCGCTCACTGCTTCATTAACATGAGGAACCCCATGGTGCGCAAGTTTGCCTTCCACATGATCCTGGCCGGTCATCGTTACAGCAAAGCAGGACAG CGGAGACACGCCCTGCGCTGTTACTGCCAGGCCATGCAGGTGTACAAGGAGAGGGGCTGGTCTCTGGCCGAGGACCACATCAACTTCACCATCGGCCGACAGTCCTTCACACTCCGCCAACAGGAGAACGCCGTCACGGCCTTCAGACAGATCCTCACCAACGACAGCAGACAGACGGCCACGCAGCAGGCCGCCTTCCTCAGAGAGTATCTCTACGTATATAAG AGTGTGATAGGAGGAAATGCAGTGAGCCTCCCACAGCTGCCTCTGCCCTGCATCCACAGCTCAGCCACCAGAGTTTATTTTGGACATGAACGCCGCCTTGCTGAAG GGGAGAAACAAGCAGCCACTCACGTGTCCTTGGATCAGGAGTACGACCAGGACTTGGCCGTCATGTGGTGCAACCTTGAGGAGCAGCTCGCTGCTGCGGCGAACAGAGGGATCGTCCCGAGCAACTTCCAGCCCACCCAGTGCTGCCTGAACAGCCAGACGGACAACCAGCGCCACCCACTGGCCGTGGTGGAGG AACCAGTCATAGTGGAGATGACGTTCAGGAACCCTCTGAAGGTTCCTCTGGCTCTGTCTAACCTGTCTCTGGTCTGGAGGTTCACCGCAGGTGATTCGTTTCCGTCTAAAGAGGAGGCGACGGCAACCGAGGAGACACCAGGAGAGACCGTCACTAACGAGGAGACGCTGGCTCTGGAG GGGACGCAGAAAGAAGACGACATCGTCACCACGGAGACCATCATTGACTTTCACTTGAGTCCTGAGGAGACCAAAGTG gCCCGCCTCAGACTGCTGCCGCACAGAACTGGACAGCTGAACATCGTGGGTGTGGTGTACAACCTGGCTGAAGCCTCTTCTGGAGAGATCGCTCCCAGCGCTGGTGACG GCCAGAAGACAGGGGATCTGATTGTGGTTCGTGGAAGACAGGACCTGAAGATCCAGGGTCCACGACTCAACCAGACCAAAGAGGACAAGATGTCGGTCCGACACGGTCCCGATCGACGTCTGGATCCCATCATTACAACGTCTATGCCCCTGATGGAG gtgtttTTCCTGCAGTTTCCCACCGCTCTGCTGTGTGGTGAGATCAGAAAGGCTTATGTAGAATTCTGTAACGTCAGTGCTGTTGCTCTGACCGGTCTGCGGGTGGCATCCACGCACCCTCAGTTCTTCACCTTCGGCAGCCAAGCCACAACACCGCTGACGCCACTCAGCCCGACCTCGGCCGAGAACTGCTCGCCGTATAAAACGCTGGCCGCGGAGTCACAGCCGGGCGCTGTGGCAACGGAGATGTTGGTTTCGGCCGAACATTTCCAGCAGCTCTCCAGTGTGATGGACATCCCAGTAGAGGGCGACACTCTGCAGCCGGGGGAGTCCGTCCAGCTGCCGCTGTGGCTCCGAGGACCCGACCAGGAGGGGGTGCATGAAATCAACTTCCTCTTCTACTACGAGAACACggagaaaggaaacaaaatCAG TCACCGGGTGATCCGTCACACGGCGTTCATCTGCGCCAGTCGCTCTCTGAGCGTGCAGGCGTCGGCCTCCCGCAGCAGTGACCCTCCACATCACAGCACCGAGGACAAAGGCAGCGGAGGAACGCTGGTCTTCATCGACGTGGAGAACATCAACACT AGTGAATCTGGCGTGCGTGAGTTCCACATCGTCCAGGTTTCCAGCAGCAGCCAAAACTGGTGCCTCCACAAGTGCATCAACCCAGCCAGAGACAAAG ACTGTAAACTCACCAGCAGAGAGCGAGCCAAACTCTGCTTCAAGGCCAAACGATGTAAACCACAACAAG tgACCTCGGACACTATGGGGAAATATACATTTGCAGACCTGAATCTGGGGAGCGAACGG ATCATCAGCTCGTCCACGCCCTGTGGAGATTTCTTCTTCCGCTGTTGTCGGACCTCAGAGTCTCCGTCTCAGCGAGGGGAAGTGTCCTCGTCCAGGACGACGTCCAGCAGCAAGAATCAGGGCCTGACCTCGTCCTCTGAGAACATCGGCAACATCGTCAGGAAGTGTAACGAGCTGGACCTCAACATCATCGTCATCTGGAAG GCTTATGTGGTTGAAGacaataaacagctgattctagAAGGTCAGCTTCACGTGGCTCTGAAGACCATCGGCAAAGAGGCCACTTCACTGATGCCCAAAGAG gaagCTCAGGAAATGGTGCTCCTCAAGTTTAAATCCGAGATTCCTCTTCCATTGGCTCCTCCATCTGCAGAACTGTCCCAACTCATCAAGACCAACTTGCACTACCCcgagacatacacacacccgTTTGTCcaggacag TCTGTGTTTAGTGCCggtgactctgtctctgtccaacTGCTCCATGGCTCAAGTGGACGTCCTCATCGACTTACGGCACAAAAGCTCCAG TCCAGACAGCGTGGACGTCCACAACTCATTCACGTGGGTCGGTCAGAGTCAGTACAAACTGCAGCTGAAGCCtcggcagctcctgtgtctcacaCTCAGAGCCTGTTTCCTGCACGCTGGCGTCTACAACCTCAACACGCCGCGAGTGCTCGCCAAACCCGCCGCGCAGACGGTGCTGAGCGAGACGAGTCAGCAGACGAGCGGCCCtgccctcatcatcatcaacaacaacgacaacgaGGCTGCCTGA
- the trappc8 gene encoding trafficking protein particle complex subunit 8 isoform X1, with product MAQCVQSVQEFVQDSFVPMVAVLCSDEAERVTRKNNLTFAELLRPFCRLTSEGHIRDPNNQVQVVKNLRICVNNLATSPNAASAALSPTQRRLLNEVVLACQPQEGSVTNAITAGDYNLNFSDHFFKASMPWYSAWRETLLEVSMNEQCTATTPWFETYRENFLQSMPASDHEFLNHYLACLLVVSSTEAVPMEQFLKLSNEQHRVQHSGECTNPKWFIPNTLKYYVLLHDTSEGDEQKADTVYEDMKQRYGSQGCYLLKMNSRTNSSEEDEQIPDPWSQYLHRNNLHSQDTLDDTTVNNATVENSINAAEVDGQDSTEKADPVSNNLDSHPLQLDSGSSSGSLQTLSAAGNTASKKSSRDPESAVGGAGSHGASLTLNDHDRIRQFIQEFTSRGLLPHIEKSIRQLNDQLVSRKGLSRSLFTATKKWFGGGKVPEKSVSEPKSTFGLLYPPEAPELQIRKMADLCFLVQHYELAYSCYHTAKKDFLSDQAMLYAAGALEMAAVSAFLQAGAPRPYPAHYMDTAIQTYRDVCKNMVLAERCALLSAEILKSQGKYSDAATLLIKMTSEDSDLRSALMLEQAAHCFINMRNPMVRKFAFHMILAGHRYSKAGQRRHALRCYCQAMQVYKERGWSLAEDHINFTIGRQSFTLRQQENAVTAFRQILTNDSRQTATQQAAFLREYLYVYKSVIGGNAVSLPQLPLPCIHSSATRVYFGHERRLAEGEKQAATHVSLDQEYDQDLAVMWCNLEEQLAAAANRGIVPSNFQPTQCCLNSQTDNQRHPLAVVEEPVIVEMTFRNPLKVPLALSNLSLVWRFTAGDSFPSKEEATATEETPGETVTNEETLALEGTQKEDDIVTTETIIDFHLSPEETKVARLRLLPHRTGQLNIVGVVYNLAEASSGEIAPSAGDGQKTGDLIVVRGRQDLKIQGPRLNQTKEDKMSVRHGPDRRLDPIITTSMPLMEVFFLQFPTALLCGEIRKAYVEFCNVSAVALTGLRVASTHPQFFTFGSQATTPLTPLSPTSAENCSPYKTLAAESQPGAVATEMLVSAEHFQQLSSVMDIPVEGDTLQPGESVQLPLWLRGPDQEGVHEINFLFYYENTEKGNKISHRVIRHTAFICASRSLSVQASASRSSDPPHHSTEDKGSGGTLVFIDVENINTSESGVREFHIVQVSSSSQNWCLHKCINPARDKDCKLTSRERAKLCFKAKRCKPQQVTSDTMGKYTFADLNLGSERIISSSTPCGDFFFRCCRTSESPSQRGEVSSSRTTSSSKNQGLTSSSENIGNIVRKCNELDLNIIVIWKAYVVEDNKQLILEGQLHVALKTIGKEATSLMPKEEAQEMVLLKFKSEIPLPLAPPSAELSQLIKTNLHYPETYTHPFVQDSLCLVPVTLSLSNCSMAQVDVLIDLRHKSSSPDSVDVHNSFTWVGQSQYKLQLKPRQLLCLTLRACFLHAGVYNLNTPRVLAKPAAQTVLSETSQQTSGPALIIINNNDNEAA from the exons ATGGCGCAGTGTGTCCAGTCCGTCCAAGAGTTCGTCCAGGACTCGTTCGTCCCGATGGTGGCCGTCCTGTGTAGCGACGAAGCGGAGAGAGTGACTCGCAAGAACAATCTGACTTTCGCCGAGCTGCTGCGGCCTTTCTGCAGACTCACGTCCGAAG GTCACATCCGGGATCCCAACAACCAGGTGCAGGTCGTGAAGAACCTTCGCATCTGTGTTAACAATCTGGCAACTAGCCCAAATGCGGCGTCTGCAGCACTTAGTCCCACCCAGCGACGGCTGCTCAATGAGGTGGTGTTAGCCTGTCAACCACAAGAGGGCTCTGTCACCAATGCCATCACAGCAGGAGACTACAACCTCAACTTCAGCG ATCACTTTTTTAAAGCTAGCATGCCATGGTACAGTGCCTGGAGAGAGACACTGTTGGAGGTCAGCATGAACGAGCAGTGCACAG cGACCACACCCTGGTTTGAAACCTACAGAGAGAACTTCCTCCAGTCCATGCCTGCTTCTGACCACGAGTTCCTCAATCACTACCTCGCCT GTTTGCTGGTGGTCTCCTCCACTGAGGCCGTTCCTATGGAGCAGTTCTTGAAACTTTCTAACGAGCAGCACAGGGTTCAGCACAGCGGAGAATGCACAAATCCCAAATGGTTCATCCCCAACACGCTCAAGTACTACGTCCTCCTGCACGACACGAGCGAGGGCGACGAACAGAA GGCAGACACGGTGTATGAAGACATGAAACAGAGATATGGTTCTCAGGGCTGCTACCTGCTGAAGATGAACTCTCGCACCAACTCCAGTGAAGAAGACGAGCAGATTCCAGACCCCTGGAGTCAGTACCTGCACAGGAATAACCTGCACAGCCAG GACACACTCGACGACACGACTGTGAACAATGCCACAGTAGAGAACAGTATTAACGCAGCTGAAGTGGACGGCCAGGACTCGACAGAGAAAG CAGACCCAGTGTCCAACAACCTGGACAGCCATCCTCTGCAGCTGGACAGTGGCAGCAGCTCTGGCAGTCTTCAGACCCTCAGTGCAGCAGGAAACACTGCCTCAAAGAAAAGTAGCAGAGATCCAGAGAGTGCGGTGGGAGGAGCAGGAAGCCACGGGGCGAGTCTGACCCTGAACGACCACGACCGCATCAGGCAGTTCATCCAAGAGTTTACCTCCAGAGGCCTCCTGCCGCACATCGAGAAGAGCATCAGGCAGCTCAACGACcag CTGGTCTCCAGGAAAGGTCTGAGTCGCTCTCTCTTCACTGCCACCAAGAAGTGGTTTGGGGGAGGCAAAGTTCCAGAGAAGAGCGTCAGTGAACCAAAGAGCACGTTTGGCCTTCT GTATCCTCCAGAAGCTCCAGAGCTGCAGATCAGGAAGATGGCCGACCTGTGCTTCCTGGTGCAGCACTATGAACTGGCCTACAGCTGTTACCACACGGCAAAGAAAGACTTCCTGTCTGACCAGGCCATGCTGTATGCTGCAGGAGCActg GAAATGGCCGCAGTGTCAGCCTTTCTTCAGGCCGGCGCTCCTCGACCGTATCCTGCTCACTACATGGACACAGCGATACAGACGTACAGAGATGTCTGCAA GAACATGGTGCTGGCTGAGAGATGTGCTTTACTCAGCGCTGAGATTCTGAAGAGTCAGGGAAAATACTCTGATGCTGCCACGCTCCTCATTAAGATGACCAGTGAG GACTCAGACTTGCGCAGCGCTCTGATGTTGGAGCAGGCCGCTCACTGCTTCATTAACATGAGGAACCCCATGGTGCGCAAGTTTGCCTTCCACATGATCCTGGCCGGTCATCGTTACAGCAAAGCAGGACAG CGGAGACACGCCCTGCGCTGTTACTGCCAGGCCATGCAGGTGTACAAGGAGAGGGGCTGGTCTCTGGCCGAGGACCACATCAACTTCACCATCGGCCGACAGTCCTTCACACTCCGCCAACAGGAGAACGCCGTCACGGCCTTCAGACAGATCCTCACCAACGACAGCAGACAGACGGCCACGCAGCAGGCCGCCTTCCTCAGAGAGTATCTCTACGTATATAAG AGTGTGATAGGAGGAAATGCAGTGAGCCTCCCACAGCTGCCTCTGCCCTGCATCCACAGCTCAGCCACCAGAGTTTATTTTGGACATGAACGCCGCCTTGCTGAAG GGGAGAAACAAGCAGCCACTCACGTGTCCTTGGATCAGGAGTACGACCAGGACTTGGCCGTCATGTGGTGCAACCTTGAGGAGCAGCTCGCTGCTGCGGCGAACAGAGGGATCGTCCCGAGCAACTTCCAGCCCACCCAGTGCTGCCTGAACAGCCAGACGGACAACCAGCGCCACCCACTGGCCGTGGTGGAGG AACCAGTCATAGTGGAGATGACGTTCAGGAACCCTCTGAAGGTTCCTCTGGCTCTGTCTAACCTGTCTCTGGTCTGGAGGTTCACCGCAGGTGATTCGTTTCCGTCTAAAGAGGAGGCGACGGCAACCGAGGAGACACCAGGAGAGACCGTCACTAACGAGGAGACGCTGGCTCTGGAG GGGACGCAGAAAGAAGACGACATCGTCACCACGGAGACCATCATTGACTTTCACTTGAGTCCTGAGGAGACCAAAGTG gCCCGCCTCAGACTGCTGCCGCACAGAACTGGACAGCTGAACATCGTGGGTGTGGTGTACAACCTGGCTGAAGCCTCTTCTGGAGAGATCGCTCCCAGCGCTGGTGACG GCCAGAAGACAGGGGATCTGATTGTGGTTCGTGGAAGACAGGACCTGAAGATCCAGGGTCCACGACTCAACCAGACCAAAGAGGACAAGATGTCGGTCCGACACGGTCCCGATCGACGTCTGGATCCCATCATTACAACGTCTATGCCCCTGATGGAG gtgtttTTCCTGCAGTTTCCCACCGCTCTGCTGTGTGGTGAGATCAGAAAGGCTTATGTAGAATTCTGTAACGTCAGTGCTGTTGCTCTGACCGGTCTGCGGGTGGCATCCACGCACCCTCAGTTCTTCACCTTCGGCAGCCAAGCCACAACACCGCTGACGCCACTCAGCCCGACCTCGGCCGAGAACTGCTCGCCGTATAAAACGCTGGCCGCGGAGTCACAGCCGGGCGCTGTGGCAACGGAGATGTTGGTTTCGGCCGAACATTTCCAGCAGCTCTCCAGTGTGATGGACATCCCAGTAGAGGGCGACACTCTGCAGCCGGGGGAGTCCGTCCAGCTGCCGCTGTGGCTCCGAGGACCCGACCAGGAGGGGGTGCATGAAATCAACTTCCTCTTCTACTACGAGAACACggagaaaggaaacaaaatCAG TCACCGGGTGATCCGTCACACGGCGTTCATCTGCGCCAGTCGCTCTCTGAGCGTGCAGGCGTCGGCCTCCCGCAGCAGTGACCCTCCACATCACAGCACCGAGGACAAAGGCAGCGGAGGAACGCTGGTCTTCATCGACGTGGAGAACATCAACACT AGTGAATCTGGCGTGCGTGAGTTCCACATCGTCCAGGTTTCCAGCAGCAGCCAAAACTGGTGCCTCCACAAGTGCATCAACCCAGCCAGAGACAAAG ACTGTAAACTCACCAGCAGAGAGCGAGCCAAACTCTGCTTCAAGGCCAAACGATGTAAACCACAACAAG tgACCTCGGACACTATGGGGAAATATACATTTGCAGACCTGAATCTGGGGAGCGAACGG ATCATCAGCTCGTCCACGCCCTGTGGAGATTTCTTCTTCCGCTGTTGTCGGACCTCAGAGTCTCCGTCTCAGCGAGGGGAAGTGTCCTCGTCCAGGACGACGTCCAGCAGCAAGAATCAGGGCCTGACCTCGTCCTCTGAGAACATCGGCAACATCGTCAGGAAGTGTAACGAGCTGGACCTCAACATCATCGTCATCTGGAAG GCTTATGTGGTTGAAGacaataaacagctgattctagAAGGTCAGCTTCACGTGGCTCTGAAGACCATCGGCAAAGAGGCCACTTCACTGATGCCCAAAGAG gaagCTCAGGAAATGGTGCTCCTCAAGTTTAAATCCGAGATTCCTCTTCCATTGGCTCCTCCATCTGCAGAACTGTCCCAACTCATCAAGACCAACTTGCACTACCCcgagacatacacacacccgTTTGTCcaggacag TCTGTGTTTAGTGCCggtgactctgtctctgtccaacTGCTCCATGGCTCAAGTGGACGTCCTCATCGACTTACGGCACAAAAGCTCCAG TCCAGACAGCGTGGACGTCCACAACTCATTCACGTGGGTCGGTCAGAGTCAGTACAAACTGCAGCTGAAGCCtcggcagctcctgtgtctcacaCTCAGAGCCTGTTTCCTGCACGCTGGCGTCTACAACCTCAACACGCCGCGAGTGCTCGCCAAACCCGCCGCGCAGACGGTGCTGAGCGAGACGAGTCAGCAGACGAGCGGCCCtgccctcatcatcatcaacaacaacgacaacgaGGCTGCCTGA